ATGCACGAAAATACCGTGGATGCTTCCAAGGAAAAGCATGTACCGGTAGTGGAAAAAACAGAAGACGGCTATAAAGTGACAATCGGTAGCGTTCCCCACCCAATGGAAAGTGAGCATTATATTGAATGGATTGAGGTTATCGCAGACGGAACACTGTTGCGTAAATGGCTTAAGCCCGGAGATGCGCCGGAAGCATACTTTGTGACTGATGCCAAAGACGTGACGGTGAGGGAGTACTGCAACATCCATGGTTTATGGAAAAGTTAAAACTGTCATTTCTATAACCTTGCCGGCCCTTGGTCTTAAAATAGACCAGGGGTTAATTTTTTTGTTGTTCTGAAAACAAGGCTATAGTAGAATTATGAAAGAATGGAGTGGTGATGAATGTGGCATATAACTGAGCCTGCATATAGAGAAACATTAAAATGTCTAAAAGACGAACCGGTTAAAAACCTTAATATTATTAATTTCATGGAAAACTACCGTATCGCCGGTATTTTAAAAGCCGGGGAATCGGTGGCGGTGCGTGGCTGCAGTGATAATAACTGGCTTTATTTCAGCAGCTCAGATATGGCAGAACTAACATCGCTAACGGAGCAAATCAGCAGTACAGATAAAAACTTTGCTTGCCTGGAAAGCTGGATGCTGCCGTTATTTACAGAGCACAGGAAGGTTGCCTGGAAGATGTCCACTACCCAGTTTTTGCTTCGGGAAGATGTGGAGCTTTCCGCAGAATCTTCTGCCGTCGCTCTTTCCCCGGAGGATGCTCCCTACATCTATCAGCACTTACCCTATAAGGACATAACGTCAGTTAAATATATTGAAGAAAGAATAACACAGGGCGAAAGCGCCGGCATCTATGAACAGGGCAGGTTAGTGGCCTGGGCTGCCACCCATGATGACGGAGCCATGGGCCTTCTGCATGTACTGCCCCAATACCGCAACAGAGGCTACGCCACAGAGGTAATGATCGGATTAATTGGGAAAATACGCAGCGCAGGAAAAATACCATTTGGCCAGATAGAAGGATGGAATGTAAAATCCCTAAACCTGACGGCAAAACTGGGGTTTGTTCCCCATAGAGATGTGCATTGGCTAATGACCAAATGATAACAGGCGTTCAAATATTCTGGTTAGTTCTGTTAGCAGGCCTCAGGGCCTGCTTTTTTTTACTGAGGAAATCGCAGTTTGCGAAGCTGCTAAATTAGTATGAGATATTAAGGAAGCTTAATCACCATTGTTTATGTCATAGGAAGGAATAATTAACAATAAATTGAATTATGAAGAAAAGATATAAACATAAATTTCCATTAAGCTGTTGAGCCGGGGGGCGAGATGATTGAATTTTTTTAAACGTGCACTTACAAGTATCACAAGAAGAAAGCTGAAATCCCTGATTTTTGCTTTAATTGTTCTTATTCTGGGTAATATCATGCTTTCATCATTGTTGATTGTGCAGTCTGTGGACGGTACCAAAGATGCAATACTGAGGGAATTGCCACCGGTTGTGTCTTTGGATATAAATCATGAAAGGTTAAGGGAGATATTTGAGAGCCAAAGTGACCCCGGGGGTATTGAAATAGACTTTATCACCTTTGATGATTTGGAACGAATCGAGGCGGCAAGCGGTACATATATAAAATCCTTTGATTATTCCTCCATGGCAAGCTTTAGCACTAAATCACTGGAGCCTTATAGCGGAGAAAATGATGATTACATGTTTTTCGGGGGTGACACCCCCTACTTTGAAGTGATGGGAGTAGCAAACCCTAACTTTACATTATTGGAAATCGGCGATGCCAAGATAGCTGAAGGTCGGACTTTTACTCAGGAAGAAATAGATAAGGGAAGCCCCGTTTTAATTATGACTCAGCAACTGGCGAAAGCAAATGATTACGTGGTGGGGGAAACCATATCAATTGATAACCTGGTAGTGGATTATACAGAAAGCGGCGAAGAGGTTGTCATAGAGACAATGTCAACGGACTTTCAGTTAGTGGGTCTCATTGAGTATACAGAACTGCCCCAGACAGGCAATCAAGGGGATATGATGCGGGATGATTGGGAAGCGACAATGCGTAATAACAGACTTATCACCAGCAATAATTTTGTGGCTGCCCATAATCAGGAAATGATGGAGACCATGCGTCCAATCATAGAAGAACGGTCGGGGCAAAGGATGGACTCACTTTATGAATACAACCCTTTAAGCGGGGTGCAATTTACCTATATCCTAAACTCGTCGGAAGAAGTAGACCGGTTTGTGGGGGCTGCTGCGTCAGCACTTGACAATGATTTTTATCGCTTTGCAACTCAGGAAGACAGTTTTAAAAATGTTGCCCAACCTCTGGAATCAATGAAAGGCATCTTAACCTACGCTTTTTATATTACCTTGGGCTCTGCCGTGGTTGTCCTTGCGCTGGTGCTGTTTGCTTTTATGCGTGACCGACAAAAAGAGATAGGTATTTATCTGGCTTTAGGCGAGAAACGGTCCAGGATAACATCACAGATGGTGGTGGAAAGTGTGGCGGTGGGCTTGGTAGGAGCAACTCTTGCCTTAATTAGTGGTGTCTTTGTAGCTTCGTTTATCTCCGATATGCTGCTAAGTACACCCCAGGTGGATCCCAATGAGGTAATGATGTTTGGGTCACGTATGGGAAACTACCTGACAACCATAGATTATGACAGTGTTTTGCAGAACTACCGTGTAGCTTTGACACCTGTCTCAATTATCTCGTTTTACGCTGCTGTTACAACTACCATTGTTTTGGCCCAGCTTATCGCTTCAATTTACATTCTCAGATTTGATCCCAAGAAGATCATGCTGTAGGGGGGATGAAATGTCTATTTTGACGGTACGAAACTTAAGTCACTACTATCCTGATGGTGATTACCGTAGATATGTGTTAAAAGATATAAACTTCGACTTTGAAAAGGGAAAGTTCTATACAATTCTTGGTCAGTCGGGTTCAGGAAAGACTACTTTCCTCTCCTTGCTTGCGGCCATGGATTCAGTCCAGGAAGGAGCTATTGAGTATGAAGGTAAGTCTTTTAACAAGTATGATTTGAACACAATCAGAAGGAATCTGATTGGTATGGTGTTTCAGGGCTATAATCTTATCCCTTATATGACTGCTGTGGAAAATGTGATGGTTGCCATGACAATCACTGAGAATGAGATTCCCGACGACAAACAAGACATTGCCTATAATTTGCTGGATTATCTGGGTATTACCAAAACCAAGGCAGACCGGCTGGTTACAAAGCTGTCCGGTGGAGAACAACAGCGTGTTGCCATTGCCAGGGCACTGGCCACCAATGTGGAAGTGATTCTGGCCGATGAGCCCACCGGCAATGTGGATGAGGATACCGAAACGGAAATAATATCTATCTTTAAGAAATTGGCTCATGATCATAACAAATGTGTAATCGTAGTTACTCATTCACCGCTGATTGCCGCAGAAGCTGACGTAGTATTAACTCTCAGGAAAGGAAATTTTATTTTAGATGAGTGATTTTCTTAACGGCTTTAGTAAAGATAACTATAAAAACGGCAAGCGGATTGTTGAGGACAGGCACCCTGAGCAAGGGGCAGGTGAGGGCAAAACGGAGTACCAACAAAGCAGTGCAAAAGCAGCTATTCCTGATAATGCCAGAGAAGAGATATATGAAAAAGATCCAAACAGTGACAAAAGAAATCGCCAAAAGCGGTTGTTAATTATCTCCGGCATAGTAACAGGATGTTTAATTATCGGTTTGTTTATTTATAATTCAAGGCTGGTGAGGTTGCCGGATTTCGTAGGTGATTATGCTGAAAAGGCACATGTCTGGGCCTTGCAAAATAATATTTTTATTGAACTGGAAGAAGAGTACAACATGGATTACGACCGTGGTGTGGTAATTTCTCAAACACCCAGTGTTCAGGAAACAATCTTTAAAGGCGGTTCAGTAACCATGACTGTTTCCAAAGGCACTAACCCCCAGGAGCGTATCCCGTTACCTGATTTTTCCGAGATGAGTGCCTTTGAAATTGAACAATGGATTGCAGATAACAGGGCGGACAATGTTATCATTAACAGGGAATATGATGATACGATACCGCAAAACAGGTTTATTAAAAAAGAGTTTCGAAACCCGGATATTACCGCAGAAAACTATAAACGCGAAGACAGAATGACCATAATTGTTTCCAGGGGACCGGAGGAGTTTGAACAAAATATTGAAGTGCCAGATTTCTCAGGCAAAGCAGAACCGGAAGTCCTGGAGTGGACAAACCAGACAGGCATCAAGCTAAATATTGAACATGATTATTCCGATACAGTACCGGAAAACCAAATCATTAAGCAAAGCATTTTACCGGAAAGCAAAATTGCCAAAAATGAAGAGCTTACTATAACGTTGTCTCAGGGCAGGGCAATTTACGCCCCTTCTTTCTCCGGCCTTTCCAAAGAAGAAGCGGCGGTTAAAGCTTCGACTGCTAATGTAGTAGCTTCAATAATTGAGCATTATGATGATAAAATCCCGGCGGGCCGGCTTATAAGTCAATCGGTAAAACCGGGGACCCTGCTAAATGAGGGTGAATCCACAATTATCCTCTATTATTCTTTGGGGTCACCTTATATACCTAGCTTCAGCGGTCATAATGAAAATGATGTTGCACAAATGTTTACAGAAATGAATAGTAAAAAGGCAAAAGTTTCATATAAGGTAGATTACGTGTATGACGGCATGACACCAAAAGGTACTGTGATAATTAACTCCAATGCTAATTCCACTGTGCCCACAGGTTCTTCCGTGACCCTCACCGTCAGTAAGGGTGGCAGGGTAATTGTCGGTGATTACGTTAAAAAGGATTTCCGATCGGAAGAAATGGGGGCAGAGATAACAAAGCTGGAAGAACAGGGCTTAAAAGTTATCTATGAATATGTGGAATCCTCCAGGGAAAGCGGAACTATCGTCAAACAATCCATTAAATCCGGTACGCAGGTTAATACAGCGGACCATATTCTTATCCTGGAGGTTGCCAATTAAAAGTAAAATAACAACCGTTTAGGTTAATTGTATAGCAGTGATTGAGAGGATGGCCAGTTCATCCTCTCTTTCTTTAGGGCGGGGAAAACCTACATGGTCATCAGGAAAAAATGCAGTTGTAAAGGACTATGGTAATAAATGTTGAATTTCAACATGTACATAATATTCCAACCGGGAGGCGTACATAAATGATAAAACGCATGAACGTGGGAGATATTTTAGACCATACTTTCTCAATCTACAGAAATGACTTCAAATCATATTGGACCCTGGTGGCCCTGGGGATTGTCCCTGCCGCCCTGCTCAACATCCTGTCCCTGCTTTTATTTCCCGTGGCAGCGATTGACCCCTTAGACGGAGTTGGGGTTATGATTAATTCCGGCTTTTTTGCCGGCAGTATTATCTTTGCCATTGTGGGGGGGATTTTGCAGGCCATCGCCTATGGCGGCCTGATAAAAAAATCAGCGGAACAAATAGCGGGAGGGGATATTGAAGCCAACGACGCTTTTAAGTTTGGCGTACGGAAAATCGTACCTGCCTTAGTGGGGGGCCTGCTTGTGGCCGTTGCCGTTTTTCTTGGATTTCTGGCACTGATCATTCCGGGAATTTATCTAATAGTCAGCTTTGCCATGTATTTTCACACCATAATCATTGAAGATGAGGGGCCGTTAGGGGGAATAAGGAGAAGCAGGCGCCTCATCAAAGGGTACTGGTGGCGCTCTCTGGGCGTTTTTATTCTAATTGGAATTTTAACCGGCATTATTGCCTCCATCGTTGCCATCCCGTTTGGTTTACTGTCAGGATTCTTTTTTGTTGGTAATCCCACTACATATGCAATTGTAAATACCTTGGTAAACATCCCCGTCCACATCTTGATCACCCCGCTGACGGCCATTGCATATACGCTCTACTATTATGATTTGCGGGTGCGTCAGGAAAATCTTGATCTGGACATGGCAATTGACGGAATTACTACTTCCAATGAAACTACGGGGGGAGCATGATACAGCTTTACAGCTTCAGCTTGGTCGCCAATGCACAAATTAATAACGACGATGCCCGTCAGCTACTGGAGAAAATCTTAAACACTGCAGAGTTTGCACATGCCCGTGAGGGCATTAGCATCAGTGAATATCTTAGCCATCTGCTGTTACGTGTCCTGTCATACATAAACCTGGATCGCGTAAACGATGTCTTGATTATTGCCATCGTTGTCGCAGGTATTTTGCTGACGTTTTGGCTTGTTCGGCTTACAGCACCTTTCTTGAAAGGTATGAGCTCTAATGTAGAAAGTATCGCTGTTACCGAGGCTGCCACTGTACGCCCTTCACCGCCCAGCCTGCTGCAGGAAGCAGAGAAAAAAGCATCTGCCGGCCATTTTAGATTGGCGCTTCGCGACCTGTATCTTTCTCTCCTGTTTGAAATGGACAACCGACGAGTGATCTCTTACCGACCGGCAAAGACAAACCATGAGTATCTGGCTGAAATCAGAAGCAATGCAGCTACGTTGGAAGCACGCTTTAAATCCATGGTCAATCTGTTTGACTATAAATGGTATGGATTAGAGCACTGTAACATGGAAGATTTCCAAAAGGGACGGGACCTTTATTTTTCCCTTATCCGGGAGGCTTCCCATGACTAAAAAGAAAATAATAGTTTTGTTTGTCGTTGCCCTTTTGGTAATTAGTTTGCTGATTTTCAGGACAGCCGGACCATATCAGCCTTATTCTTCATACAGTCCCATGGCCGACGGAACCAAAGCGATATATTTATTGCTGGAAGAGGTGGGCATTAGCTCTGCTCAGCTTTTAGATGCAGTCCCCTCTGATCCCGGTTTAATGATTCTTATTGAGCCAGGAGATACACTGCTGGTAAACCATTGGCATGATTTGGCAGAGTGGGTGAGTCAGGGTAATACAATATTTATTGCAGCACAGCATGCGTCACCCCTTTATGAGCAGCTGGAGTTAGACACAGAGCTGGTTTTTCATGAACCGGAGACACACCGGATTTCCACAGAACAGGACATAAAACACCATTTGCTGCAAGACGTTGAGACCCTCACGCTTAACTGGGGTACAAGGTTAGTGCAGCACGATAAAATGGGTTTTGCCTACGGCGATCAGCGAGGAATTTTCCTGGCTGAAAAAACCCTCGGTGAGGGACAGATAATCATCTTAACCCAATCATACCTACTGACCAATAGATTTATCAGTCAAGCAGATAATCTGATTTTGTTTTTGAATGTGGTCCGCAATTACGGTCAGGAAGGTGTCTGGTTTAACGAACTGGCGCATGGTTTTTCCTGGACTGACGAACCAACAACAGCATTTATCTGGCCTCTGCGATTTGCTGCCGCACAGCTGGCGCTTGGCATCGCATTGCTCTTTTTCTTCTGGGGTAAGCGCTTTGGACGCCCGATTCCCCTGACGGCAGATCATTTGCCGGAGGCAGGAGAATATATAACGTCTCTGGCTAACATATATCGCCAGGGTAAAGCACAGAAACTGGCACTTGAGAGCTTTCACCAAGCTTTTCTCGACAACCTGGCAAAATATCTAGGTGCCGGTGCCAACATCCCCGCACACAAACTGGTGCAGATTTTTTCTAAAAGGCCTTGGGTTAATGTTGCTGAGCTGGAAGAACTGCTGACCCAGTGTGAAACATTAAAGGCAAAAACAGACATAACGGAACAAGAACTTTTTACACTGGCCCGCAACATCGATATGTGGCAGGAAAATAATCTATTGCGCCGTCCTGAAAGGAGAAATATGAATGGAAGACAAAGCGATTAATACTCAGGCAGAAGACCTTTTTTCTGCTATGGGCAACATCATTTCGGGGCAAAGGAACGTTATGGAGGACGTTCTGGTGGCCGTTATTGCTCAGGGACATGTTCTGCTGGAAGGCCCTCCCGGCGTAGGAAAAACCACCATTGTAAATACTCTGGCTTCATTGGTAAACTGCAGTTTCAGACGCATCCAGTTCACTCCGGATCTAATGCCTTCTGATGTTATCGGCAACAACGTCTTTAATTTCCAAACCAGCCGGTTTGTGTTAAAAAAAGGCCCGGTTTTCACCCACTTCTTATTGGCTGATGAAATAAACCGCACACCGCCTAAAACCCAGGCTGCACTGCTGGAAGCCATGGAAGAAAGACAGGTTACGCTGGATGGTGAAACTATTGCTTTAGAAGAACCTTTCATCGTGGTAGCCACCGAAAACCCCATTGAACATGAGGGGACTTATCCGCTGCCGGAAGCACAATTGGACCGCTTTATGATGAAAGTGCTGGTATCATACCCTGAGGCAAGTGAAGAAAAACAAATGCTGGAGCGTCTACAAAACGGAAAAGCTCCGGTGTTAAATGAGCTTCGCCCCGTGCTGGAACAAAAAGACCTGATTGCTTTAAGCCGGAAAACAGACGAAATAACGGTGGAAGAATCAGTGATGGAATATATTTTAAGCATTGTCAGAGCAACCCGAAATGACCATAACCTGTTTTTGGGAGGAAGTCCACGGGCTTCCCTTGCACTGCTCAGATGTGGCAAAGCGCTGGCAGCTTTAAACGGGCGAACATTTGTCACTCCGGATGATATCAAAAGAGTTTGTTTTCCTGTTTTGCGGCACAGAATTATCCTCAAACCTGAAGCAGAGATTGAAGGCTTAACCCAGGACGATGTTATTCAGCTCATTTTAAACGGTGTGGAGGTTCCCAGATAATCAAAAAGGCCAAACGGAGGTTACATATGGTTTCTTCGCCCAGACTGATCGCCATTGTCTTCAGTGGTGCTGCAGCCTTGTTTTTCCTCATCCTTGCTGCATCAATAAGCACAACCCAGGCAATGGCCTTATTTATCCTCTATAATGCAGTCACCGGCGTGCTGCTGCTTGCCGACCGGCGCCTAACACCAACGCCCGGGATGCTGCAAATTGACCGCACTTTTGAACATCGTTTCTCCCTTGGCGCTGATAATCCGGTGACTATTACCGCAGCTAACAGAAGCTCCGCCGACCTTACTTTAACCATCAAAGATGAGCCGCCGTTTAGCTTCCAGGCCAGCGCAAAAACTATCACAGGCAAACTTCCGGCTTCATCCCAGGCTACATTTAGATATACACTGAACCCTCCCAAGCGGGGCGACTATCTGTTTGGCAGCATTAATTTACGCTATCCAAGCAGGCTGGGATTATTTATTTGGCAAAGCAGCTTGCCTTTAGAGAATAACATGATTCGTGTTTATCCCAATATCCGGGAAATCAGAAAATATCAGATTCTGACCCAGCGAAGCCATCTGGTGGAGGCGGGACTAAAACGCTCACGTGCCACAGGGTTGGGGACCGATTTTGAAAGCCTGCGCGACTATCAGATTGATGATACGTACCGACGCATTAACTGGGGAGCTACAGCAAGGCGAGGCCGCCTTACCGTCAATCAGTACACAGTGGATCGCAGTCAAAATATTTTGCTTGTTCTGGATGCAGGACGTCTGATGAGTGGCACAATCACCACTCTATCTAAACTGGATCATGCCGTAAATACCAGCCTTCTATTGGGGTATGTGGGCGTAACCCATGATGACAATGTGGGGATGATTTCATTTGCAGATGAGGTGAAAACATACCTGCCGCCCCGTAAAGGACAACCTCAACTGCAAAAAATTTTGGCAGGACTGTACAACTTGCAGCCTCAAATAGTGGAAAGTGACTACCAGGCGGTCTGCAGGTATATCGGCTTCAGAAACAGAAAGCGCAGCTTAATCTGTTTCTTTACCGACCTGATTGATGATGAATCATCACGTCGCCTGATTACACATCTGTCTTCATTGACCGGCAAACACTTGGTACTCTGCATTACCATGCTGGATCAGCAGATAGTAAAGCAGGCCGAAAAAACACCTGAGGATTCATTGGAGCTATATCAAAAAGCTGTGGCTCAGACAGTACTGCGCAACCGTCGGGAAGCGATTTCCATTTTAAAAAGCAACGGTGTGGTGGTAGTAGACGTGCCCCCCGACGAACTTTCAGTTGCCACCATAAATAAATACCTGGAACTTAAATCGCAATCAAGATTGTAGGAGGTACAGTAGTGAATTCCGAAGTTTTTCTGGCTTCCAACCGCAAAACGTGGGAACGGCTTAATCTCATTCTCGATAAGATAGCACAAAACGGTCCGGCCGCTCTTTCACAGGAGGACATAAAAGCGCTGGGGCCGCTTTTTCGCCGTGTTACTGCTCACCTTGCCTACGCCAATACCCATTTCCCCGGCCACGAGATGAATGAGTATCTAAACAAATTGGTGGTAAAAGCTCATGCACATATTTATAAAAAAGAAACCATGGGTATGTACCGACTGATGAGATTTTTTTCCACTGAGTTCCCCTCACTTGTGGCCATTCATTGGCAAATGATTACGGCAGCAGGCATCATCCTAATCTTTGGGCTGCTCTCAGGCTACCTGTTAAATTATTACCAGCCGTCTTTAAATTCACTTATTGTTCCGGAGCAGATGCAAACCTTAATCGGCGAAGACCTGGCACGCGGCAATGTGGGCGCCGACTGGCCGGTAGCAGAGAGGCCCGCAATTTCATCGATGATAATGGTTAACAACATTCAAGTCGGTTTCTTATCTTTTGCCCTGGGGTTTACCTGGGGCCTGGGGACGGTTTATGTTATGCTCTACAATGGGTTACTGGTCGGCGTCCTCGGCGCCATCTTCACCTCTGCAGGTTTTGGACTTGAATTTTGGACTTTGATTTTACCGCATGGGGCACTTGAATTGGCTGCCATCTTTATTTGTGGAGGAGCAGGTCTCGTTTTGGCCAAAGCGCTGGTCAAACCGGGTGATTACCTTCGCAAAGACGCTTTGCTCATTCAAGGGAAAATAGCCATGAAGCTTGTTTTAGGTACAATTCCCATGTTTGTCATTGCGGCACTAATCGAGGGCTTTATCACTCCCAGCAACCTCCCGGGCGCTGCCAAGCTTCTGGTGGCGGTATTATCAATGCTGCTCTTCTTTCTTTACCTCTACACAGGAATTCGCAAAAACAGAAACATTATAAAACAGGAGGCAACAAGTGCAACAAGAATATAAATGGCTTAGCCCTGAAAAAGTTTACCTGAATTTAGAATTAGCCGGTCTTGGCTCCCGGTTTGCTGCCCGTTTTATCGACGGTGTTATTCAGGTTATCCTAATTATTTTTGTGGGGGTTATAAGCTTCTATGCCCCTTGGGATACCACTCTGAATATTGCTCTGCTGTTTATTTTAGTATTTGCCGTAATGACCGGATACTTTATCTTTTTTGAAACTTTTTGGAACGGTCAGACCCCTGGCAAACGAATAATTCGCATTCGTGTGGTGCAATCAGACGGTTCGGCAGTAACCTTTGTCAAAGTTCTCATCCGTAATATTATCCGTATCATCGATCAGCTCCCGTTCTCATATGCCATTGGCATGATTTCCGTATTCGTTACCAAGAGCAGTCAAAGGCTAGGCGATATGGCAGCCGGAACGATTGTGGTTAAAGAAAACATAGAAGAAGTACCTAAGCCCCTTGAACTACATGTTGAGGAAATGCCCTGGACCGGAGCAGCACGGCTAAATATTCACAAAATAAGCGAAAATGAATTTGCAGTCTTGAAAAAATACCTGCTGCGCCGCAGCTCACTTAGCACCATTGAAAAACAGGAATGGGACCATAAACTCACCCTGTTTTTCCGTGAACAACTGGGATTATCATCACTCGATACAGGACCTCCACTACAGTTTCTGCAGCAGGTTGCAGCCCTTTACCAAAACCAATGATTTGATCTGACGCAACTTAAACCTCAAGCTCTAACTGTCAAAAAGAACTATCAGTGTTTTTTCGGATAGCTTCCGTGATGTAAAAGCCTATGTTGATGCCCCGTGTCACTAGGGGGAGCAATAGAGGCATAAAACAAGCGACACGGGTTGGAGCCCGTGTCGCTTGTTTTATGGGAACCGAATAAGCGTGCCGTTCTTACATTGTTACTTTCTGATTCTCAGAGAACTGCCGGGCCAGGTTCACAAAGGTGGGTGGCAGTGAGGTCCGTATGCCGGTGGCATGGTTAACAAAGAAGATAATCTGATGGCCTTCTGCCAGCAACCGTCCGTTTTTGTTGACGTAACGGAAGATGAGGCGGGCCCGGCCCTGTTCTTCAGAATAATCTCCGATGCTTACCCTGACTTCCACACTTTCGTTGAGGAAGACCGGATATAGGTAGCGGATTGAGACCTCACCGGTCAAAAAGGCGGGCCACTCAATTTGGTTTAAGTCCCCGTTTTCCACAATCATCCGTTCCCGGGCAATACAGGCCCAGTCCAGGTATCTGGCATCATAGGCAATTCCCAGTACCGTGGCATCCTGTGGCGTCACAACATGATGATAAGCATAGTAATTACCAGCCATAATACACCTCCATAAAAGTTGTGTGAAAATTCTGTATATTTGAATCATACCATTTTTTCCCCCATATTGCAAAGCTAAATTCCATTTTATTCAATGCAGGCTAATTCAGGTATTTCAAGAGTTTCATTACCAGTCAATTTTCTTAGGGAGTTCCAACTGGAGTTCAAAGCTTTCCCTGGGGTATCCTTGTTCTCTGGCCGCGCTTTCCAGTTCATCTTCCAGATCTATGTAGTCTTTATCGCGTTGAGCAATCCGTTTTGCCATAATGGAAATGTTTTTAAGGCGTTTTTCCGGGGACATTTTGACAAAGCGGTAGTTAAGAAGGTCTATATATTGAGTGAGATAGTCCCGAAAAGTAAGATATTCGGAATTCATAATGTTTAGCATGCGGGAAAATGTGGGGGCAGTAACGGTTTCACTGAGGCAGTGCATAATTGCCGCCTGAAATTGACGTACTGTAACAAGGGGAAGATTCCAGATCGTTTTGCTGTCTGTGAATCTGATGTGATGTTTTTTGGCCAAACTTTCAGCGTGGAGGTCCAATAGTTCGTTGAGAACCATAATGATAAACAATGTTTCCGGCCAAAACATTTTGATTTTCATATAGACATTCTTGTCGGAGCAGATAACAGACTGAAATCGTTTCACGTCCTCATTAATGCCATTGTCCACAAAAAGAATTTCCCGGTCCCCCATAAAAGCATGGCGCAGATCGTAGCAGAGGCCCAGCACACGGAGGCGGGACTGTTCAAGGGCCGGGTGCTCTTCCTCATTGCCTACCACTGTATGCAGTGATCCATATAAATTGTTAAAATCATTATAGTCGCCACAGATGGCAACGCCGGTGTTGTTTGTAGTATTTTGAGCATAAATCATTTTAGTTTGTGCTCCTCATTTTAGGCTAATTATACTCCTTGCCGCTGGTAAACGGCAAGTTTTAGGTGCTATTGTTCAGTTTCTCTTAATTATTAATATTTCTTTTATTGCTATGTAAAATGTTTGTTTGTAAGTTGTTGTGGCTGCATAATTGTGGTAGAAAAAATGACTATGTTTCTTTGCCGCCATTCTAAAAAAACGATATAATTAGCATAAATACAGGCAGAGCTTAGGAGGGACGTAATGAAATTTGTATGGTGTACAATTACGGTGAAGAATATGGAAGAATCGTTAAAGTTCTATCAGGAAATTGTAGGTCTTTCTGTGAATAAAAGATTTACAGCAGGGCCGGAGATGGAATTAGTGTTTTTGGGAGATGGTGAAACACAGGTAGAGCTGATTTGCAATCCTAGCCAAAAAGCACCGCGGCAGGTTGAGGGAATCTCCATTGGGTT
The Dethiobacter alkaliphilus AHT 1 genome window above contains:
- a CDS encoding DUF4350 domain-containing protein yields the protein MTKKKIIVLFVVALLVISLLIFRTAGPYQPYSSYSPMADGTKAIYLLLEEVGISSAQLLDAVPSDPGLMILIEPGDTLLVNHWHDLAEWVSQGNTIFIAAQHASPLYEQLELDTELVFHEPETHRISTEQDIKHHLLQDVETLTLNWGTRLVQHDKMGFAYGDQRGIFLAEKTLGEGQIIILTQSYLLTNRFISQADNLILFLNVVRNYGQEGVWFNELAHGFSWTDEPTTAFIWPLRFAAAQLALGIALLFFFWGKRFGRPIPLTADHLPEAGEYITSLANIYRQGKAQKLALESFHQAFLDNLAKYLGAGANIPAHKLVQIFSKRPWVNVAELEELLTQCETLKAKTDITEQELFTLARNIDMWQENNLLRRPERRNMNGRQSD
- a CDS encoding AAA family ATPase; this translates as MEDKAINTQAEDLFSAMGNIISGQRNVMEDVLVAVIAQGHVLLEGPPGVGKTTIVNTLASLVNCSFRRIQFTPDLMPSDVIGNNVFNFQTSRFVLKKGPVFTHFLLADEINRTPPKTQAALLEAMEERQVTLDGETIALEEPFIVVATENPIEHEGTYPLPEAQLDRFMMKVLVSYPEASEEKQMLERLQNGKAPVLNELRPVLEQKDLIALSRKTDEITVEESVMEYILSIVRATRNDHNLFLGGSPRASLALLRCGKALAALNGRTFVTPDDIKRVCFPVLRHRIILKPEAEIEGLTQDDVIQLILNGVEVPR
- a CDS encoding DUF58 domain-containing protein, which encodes MVSSPRLIAIVFSGAAALFFLILAASISTTQAMALFILYNAVTGVLLLADRRLTPTPGMLQIDRTFEHRFSLGADNPVTITAANRSSADLTLTIKDEPPFSFQASAKTITGKLPASSQATFRYTLNPPKRGDYLFGSINLRYPSRLGLFIWQSSLPLENNMIRVYPNIREIRKYQILTQRSHLVEAGLKRSRATGLGTDFESLRDYQIDDTYRRINWGATARRGRLTVNQYTVDRSQNILLVLDAGRLMSGTITTLSKLDHAVNTSLLLGYVGVTHDDNVGMISFADEVKTYLPPRKGQPQLQKILAGLYNLQPQIVESDYQAVCRYIGFRNRKRSLICFFTDLIDDESSRRLITHLSSLTGKHLVLCITMLDQQIVKQAEKTPEDSLELYQKAVAQTVLRNRREAISILKSNGVVVVDVPPDELSVATINKYLELKSQSRL
- a CDS encoding stage II sporulation protein M, with the protein product MNSEVFLASNRKTWERLNLILDKIAQNGPAALSQEDIKALGPLFRRVTAHLAYANTHFPGHEMNEYLNKLVVKAHAHIYKKETMGMYRLMRFFSTEFPSLVAIHWQMITAAGIILIFGLLSGYLLNYYQPSLNSLIVPEQMQTLIGEDLARGNVGADWPVAERPAISSMIMVNNIQVGFLSFALGFTWGLGTVYVMLYNGLLVGVLGAIFTSAGFGLEFWTLILPHGALELAAIFICGGAGLVLAKALVKPGDYLRKDALLIQGKIAMKLVLGTIPMFVIAALIEGFITPSNLPGAAKLLVAVLSMLLFFLYLYTGIRKNRNIIKQEATSATRI
- a CDS encoding RDD family protein, coding for MQQEYKWLSPEKVYLNLELAGLGSRFAARFIDGVIQVILIIFVGVISFYAPWDTTLNIALLFILVFAVMTGYFIFFETFWNGQTPGKRIIRIRVVQSDGSAVTFVKVLIRNIIRIIDQLPFSYAIGMISVFVTKSSQRLGDMAAGTIVVKENIEEVPKPLELHVEEMPWTGAARLNIHKISENEFAVLKKYLLRRSSLSTIEKQEWDHKLTLFFREQLGLSSLDTGPPLQFLQQVAALYQNQ
- a CDS encoding acyl-CoA thioesterase, which codes for MAGNYYAYHHVVTPQDATVLGIAYDARYLDWACIARERMIVENGDLNQIEWPAFLTGEVSIRYLYPVFLNESVEVRVSIGDYSEEQGRARLIFRYVNKNGRLLAEGHQIIFFVNHATGIRTSLPPTFVNLARQFSENQKVTM